From the genome of Pseudomonas hamedanensis:
CACGGTGGTTTTCGAGCCGCGACCGGCGTTGATGTCGCCCTCGGCGGACCAGCCGAGAATCGAGCCGCCGAAGGTGGTCATGATCCGGCTCTGGCCGAGCAGGATGCTGCCCTGCGAGTACAGCTGAATGTCGCCCGAGCCCTGAGTGATGATCCCCGCCGTGGACGGCGGCGCCGCGCCTTCGATGCCGAACACCTGACCACCGCCCGGCGTGAGCATCTGGATGTCGCCGCCAAACAGCGTCTTGACCCCGGCGCCGCCGTACATCGTGATATCGCCGTCGTAGCGGATCGGATTGCCCGCGACATCCGTGGTCGGGAACAGCGCCGCAATGGCGTTGCGACCGCGCAGATAACTGCCTGTGCGCGGGCCGTTGGCATCGGTGTATTCCAGGCCACCGGCACGCAATTCGGCGAAATACACCTGGCGAGCGAAGATGGCTTGTTCAGTGCTCGGCAGTGTGGCGTAGAAGGCTTGCGCCTGTTCATCGCTGCCCTTGAAGCCATAACCGAGGCTCAGCCAACTGCGCAATTCATCGACGTAGGTCTTGACCACTTTGCCCGGCTGGGCGCTGAGGGCCACCGCTGAATCCGCTACGTTTTGCGGGTTCAGATAACGCGCAATGAAGCGCGAATAATCCGCCCCTTGCGCGCCGACACCGGCCTGCAACACCACACTCGCGCCAGGGCGGCGGTCGCCTGCCAACACCGGCCCGATGCTGGTGATACTGGCACGGTCTTCCATCAGAATGTTGCGTCCTGCACTGACGTCAAGTACGCCTGGGCCGCCGATATCGAAGCTGCTGTAAAGAATGTCGCGCCCCGCCGAAACCCGCGACACATCGTTTGGCCGGTTATGAATGAACAGGTTGCCGCTGGAAACGATGTCTTCGTCGCTACGCCCCATCCCGTCAGTGGGTGCTTTGGTTGGCTGGCCCAGATAAGTGCCGGATGCGACGATATCGCGGCCGGCGAGCATCCGAACCGGGCCGGCCGCTTCGTACCAGGTGCGCTGCGGTACGCCGAATCGGCTGAACGTCAGCGTTTCGCCGCTGCGCACCCCCACCAGGTCCCCGGCCAACGCATAGAACCGAGCCGGTCCCTGCACACCAGCAAGCCCCGAATAACTGTTGGCCCCGAACACAAACAACGGGTACAACGCATTGGTTTTCGTCGCGACGCCGTCCGGGCTGTTATTGGTCATGACCGGCCGGCTCGCATTGTTGTTGTCATAGCCGTTAAAGGATGGCGCAAACACTGTAGTGATTGCCGAAGGACTGGCGCCCGACTGATTGATCGCGTAACCACCGGCATAGATCGAGTCGCCTGCCAGCATTTCCAGCTGACCCGAACCGGACGGCGCCAGCAACAACGAGTAGCCCAACGCAGGTGGAGCATTGCCGGGACTGTAGGCCGCAGAAGGACCGGCATAGATGGAGCCTTGGGCCGCCACCGCACGCAGGATCGACGGATATACAAAGCGTCCGTCGGTGGGTGAGACGTTATAGCTGGCATTGGTCAGCAGATCGCTTTCGGCCAACTGCGTGCTCGGCGTCAGGTTGCCCCCTGCCGAGAACAGATCGATCGCGGTGTGCTCGGTCCACAGTGAGAAGCCAGTCAAACCGCCGCCCGCATGGGCCACGCCACTGCCGTCAGTGAATGCCGTGGAGTTTTGCAGGCGCACACGCCCCGGATCCGCGGCGCCGCCCAGCACCAGATCGCCCCGCGTACTCAGGCGCATGCCTGAGTCACCGGGAATCAACACCAGTCCGCCGGTCGCGCTGCTCAGGGTTGAGCTGAACGGGTCGTAGGCGCGGACTTCGCGCGGATCCTGATCCTGTGCAAACGCGCCATATTGCAAATTGACGCCGCCCAACGCACTCGCACTGACCTGCGCAGCCCCCCGCAGGTTGATCACCGCACCTTGCAGATCGTGGCGCGGCGCTTGCGTTCCGGTTTCCCGCGCCCGCGCCAGTAGCGATGGGTTGAGCGAACCGCCCAGGCGCATATCGATGTCACCGCCACCGGTCAATTGCAGGCTGCCATCGCTCCCCACTCGTCCGGTGCTGCCCACCGCAACGATCAGCCCCTGCCCCCTTGGATAAAGATTGGAGCGACCATCGCCGACCGGATCAAGCATGCCGCCGTCGGCACCCGCGCGCAGGCTGATGTTGCCGCCGCCGAGGGTACCGAACCCGGTGAAACCGACAAGATAAGGCGCCGTACCGGTCTCGCCTGATAACGGCTGCGTTGCGTAACTTCCGAAGTTGATCCACCAGGCGGTCGGTATCTCGTCGTTGCCCGTGCCCTGACGCCACAACCAATTGCCCACGGCCACGCTGGCTACTTGCTCGCGGGTTTCGACTTTGTTGCTCACCGTACGTTGCCCGATGACATCGCCCGACACCGACCCGCCGGCCCCGATCGTCAGATTGCCGCCCAGTCGCGGGTACCACGCTTGATAGAGGCTGTCACTGCCGCCATCAACCCATTTCTCGTTGTCACTGCCAGCGCTGCCAAGCACTGAACCGTTGTCCGACAGGCGACCACGTGGCTGGTTGTAACGCGCCTCGACATCGCCTGACTGCGTCCCCGCCGTGTAGACACCAAAGGGCGATTCCATACTCAGGTTGCCAGCCGCCAGCACATCGAGGTCTCCGGTGCCGGTACGCAGTACGCTGAACATCTGCGTATGCGTCGACACCGTGGTGCCGCCGACATTGGGCAGGCACCAATTGGGATCTATGTCGCACCAGAACAAATCGCCTTCGGAAACCGGGGTGCCAGTCGGCATGCCCAACACGTTGCCATCCGCCCAGAGGAACTTGGCAGGCGCGATGCAGACGCCGGGGATCATATCGCACCAGAACATTTCGTCTTCCTTGACCACCTCCCCGGCGGGGAACCCCAACGGATTGTCGATCGCCCAGGTGGTGTCGAGCGCTTTCGTGGTGACGAGCATGCCGTAATGCGTATCCGCCAGGCGCAAATGACCTTCGCTGGTCAGCGGTTTCACGGTGCGGCTGTCGGCAGCGTCAAGGTCTGCCCCGGCAACCACGCGCATCGACCACGACGTGCTGCCCGACGGCAGCATGCTCGCCAAGGCCCAGTTGCGTCCCTGTTGCGTGCCGTTCAACGGACGCAAATCGATGTACGCCGTGCCGTCGGCCAGCACCACGTCAGTCATCGATGGAATCAGCGAGCCGCGCAACAACGCGAGTTCGGTGCTTAATTTCACCCCGACGATCTGGTTATCGGCAAACGTGCCCGGCAACGGCACGCCTTTGGGCCACAGCATCGCCTGCATGTCTGTGGCGGCGTTCAACCGGGTTCCGGCCCCGAGACGGCTGCCGGCCGGCAAGGTCACGGTGTCGTTGAGCACGGTGCCGGCGGCGTACAACAGGTTGCCGGCGGCATCATGCACCGCCCCCGCCAACACCGTGCCGGCGGTCATTGTGTAAGGCCCGGCGAGAATGCCCTGGGTTGGCAGCAGCGTGCCGCTGGCCAGCGTCGCGCCCTGTATCGGCAAGTCGTAATTGAGGGTCGTACCGACCGGAAACAAAGTGCCTGCTGCCAGCGTCACCCCGGCACCGGGAACGATCAAGTCGCCACCGAAGGGCTGGATGCCCGGCACCAGTTTCCACCCGGCGTCGTCCACGGTTTCCGGTGGCGGTGCGAAGCCATCGTTGATGCTGCCGTAAATATCCAGATTGCCACCCGCGCGGATCAGCAGGCTGCCGGATTCTCCCGAACCATAAACGGCGGTTTTTGGCGTGTGTGGATTGAGGCTGGCATAGCGATAACCGGACAAATCCAGATCGCCCTGCACCACCAGATCGCCGTCGACGGTTTTGCTGGCGATCTCTACGCCAGGGCGCACATGGAAAGCGTCGGCGTAGATGGCATTGTTCAGCCCGGCCAGTTTGCCCTGAAGCAATTGGCTGTTGCCCAGCGCCGCATCGATGAACGCCGTGCTGTCGCCATGGATACCGTCCAGATAAGCCTGATCGATCACCTGATACGGGCGCCCGCTGACCGCCGCATCGGTGCCGTCGGCAGCATCGGTGTAGCGCCGCATGGCATTCAGGCCGATGGAACGCGCGCCCTGAATATTCAGCACGCCACTGGCATCAATGGCAATGTCGCCTGCGCCGATACGCGGGGCATTGAGCTCCAGCGTACCGCGCGGCAAACCGTCGTTCTGGCCGGCTGCGCTGCCCAGCGGAGCGTCGGTGCCGTGGCGCAAATCGATCCGTGCGCCGGCAGCCAGCGTCAGCAAGCCGTCACCGGAATCGAGCTCGACCATGGCGCGGTTGGGCGCATCGATGATCTTGCCGTAGCTGTCGACCCGCAGCACGCGACCATGGGCATCGAGCACGGCATTGCCAGTCAGCGTCAGACCGTTATTGGCAGACAGACGAATGCTGCCGACCCGCTCACCACTGGCGTCGATCAGCCCGGCGACGGTCAGACTGCCGTTGTCCACCGACACGCTGACCTCACCGGCCTTGAGCCCCTCGCCAATCTGCAGATCGCCCTGCTTGAGCTGGAAGCTGCGGCTGCCGAACACCTGCCCGGCGTTCAGGCGTTGGTTCAACCCAGCGAAGTCCTGGCTCAAATTGTCGCCCAGTCGTTGTGCGCGAATGTCCACGCCACCGGCCTTGTACGGCACCAGCGTGCCGCCGGCATCGTAATAACCGCTGCTGGCGCCACGGATCTCGCCTTGCAAATCGACCACACCCGCGTCCGCTGCCAGCGCCACGGCACTGAGATGGCCGGCCTGATTGTTGTGCGCCGAAAGGTCGATACGCGAACCGGCGGCCTGGCGGATATTGCCGTCGCTGCTGTACAGCGCCACGTCGCCGCCCCAGCTGTATTTGCTGATGTCATTGAATGGCAACGTACGCCCGGCCAGGTCCAGCTGTGCCGCGGCGGTCAGGGTCAGATCGTTTTGCGCCTTGACCACCAGTTTGCCGCTGGCCAGCGCAATGCGACCGTCGAGCACCACATTGCGCCCGTCAAGCGTCAACTCCGCACCCAAGGCATTGGCCACCGCAGCATTCGCACCGCCACTCACCGTCAGGTTGCCCCCCGCCTTGAGCAGATTGACTGACGCCGCTTCACCGGTGAGCAACGGCGTGCGCAGATTGAGGGCGCCGCCGCTGTAGGCATAACCCGTCAGAGGATCGTAAGCCCCCTGCGTCTGGTACACCGCGAGGCTGCCCTTATGGTTGGCGGTGATGCGCTCGCTGGCGGTGAGATTGACGGTGGCAAAGCCCAACGCCAATCGGTTGTTCTGATCCAGGCCGTTGGGCTGCGGGTTCGGGCCATAACCGAACTCGATGCGTTGCGCCTGAATGTCCAGAGTGCCGCTCCCCGTTCCCGCCCCGCCGCTGGCCACCGCACCCGGCGCCTGGGTCGCACCGCTCCAGATCAGATTGGCGGTGCGAATGGTCGCCACGTCACCGGCCTGGCCCAGGCCATAGATGGCAGGCGTAGAGAGAGCCAGATTCTGCAAGCGACTGACGCCGGTCTGTGGATCGAGCGTATCGAGGCTGACATTACCGTAGAAATTGAACGCATCGCGGGTGGTCAGGCTCAGGGTTTCCAGCGCCGGCGCACCGAACTGCGTGTCGCCGCGCAACAGACGGTCCAGAACGTTCTGGTTCAGGTTCAAACCACTCGGAACGTTCCCCGCCGCCGTGATCGCTTCAGCGCTACCGGCGTTGATCGCACCGACCGCCAGAGCAAGGTGACGGGTACCAAATCGTACGGCCTCGTTGAGTTCGAACCGGTTATCGGTGGCGGCGCTGATACTGCCATTGGAATACAGCACGGACGGCTGGGTGCACGGCTGTGCTGCGCACGTGCCGATGCGGATACTGCCGGCCCCATCAACACTGTTCCCGGCCGTCGGCGCAAGGACATTGGTCCAGCCGTTGGACACGACCAGCAGGCTGGCGGCGCCGGGCTGATAAATGAAACCGTCGTTCGAGTCGAAAGGTGCTTTGCCCAGGCCAAGCGTGTTGATACCCGCCCCCGCTTCGACGGTGATACCGCCGCTGGTGGTGGTCGTGCGTATCAGCACCTCGGGCGCAGACAACACCGCGCCGTTACGCAAAGCAATGTCGGACGCATTACCGTCAAACCGTATGAAGTTACCCGCCGTGCCGTACTCGACTGTCGGCGTCGCGCCGAGGCTCAGGCGACCGGCACCGAGGCGATTGAGGCTGTCGGCGTACACCGAAACGCCGCCAAAGCCTGGGGTGTGCGACTGTCCTTGGCCGAGCACTTCCAGCTGCGTGGCTGACACGGTCGCCGTGCCGGCAACGCCGCCTGCACCGGGCGCAAACATGGCCTTGCCCTGGAAATTCATGCCGATGTCGTATTGATCGTCGACAGTCAGTTTGAATATCAGCGACTTCGCATCCATCGGCGCCAAGGCCCGTGGCACACCCCGACGGGCTGCATCGCTCTGAACGAACTGGGTGAAGCTGGTTTCGTTGTACTGCGAATAGCGGCGCAGAACCTCGGCCGAGGTCAAGATCACCTGGCTCGGCAGACTGTCGCGCAAACCGCTGTTGGCAATTGACATCACCCCCGCACTGGACCAGGACCCGTTGCGCATTTTCAGCGCACCGGTGGTCATGCCTGGAGTTGCCTGTCCATTGACCTCGACCCGGAACGCGCCGGGCAACAAGGCAAAGGTTGAAGGCAGCAAGGTGTAGGTTCCGGCGGCCAGGCCAGGTACACCGGCGCCGACGGTGATTTGTTCGCCAAGACGTGGATCGCTCGCACCCGCCTCGGCAAGTGCCGGAGCAAAAGCACTTTGGTTGCCCGGCACGATGGCGTACACCGGGTTGCTGCCAAGCCCCGGAAAGCTGAACGTGCCATCGGCAGCGTTGCGCACCAGCGGATTGAATCGGGCATCGGTGGAACCGCCGCGCCCGGAAACGAAACCTGCGCCGCGCAGATCACCGCCACCCGACAAATCAATCAACGCGTCGCTTTGTACATCGACGTACTGCCCGGTGAGGATCACGCCATCCAGAGCGCCGGCGATTCCGTGCAACGCCACGGATTTGCCGTTGTAGCGATAGTCGATGCCGTCGGTGGTGCCGCCATAGGGCATGACCAGCCCCGCGCCGCTGACCGAGGTGACACTCCCTGGCAACAGATGCAGCTCCCGGGTTTTGCCCAGCGAGTTCTCCCCCAACTGGATCAACCCCAACGGGGCGCGAATGACGCCGCCCTGCTCGATATTCCCGGCCACCAGCAACAGGCTGCCGAACGCGGAATACGGCAAGGCCTGCGGTGCTTCGCCATGGCCACTGATGCGCAATGTGCGGGCATCCTCGGCGATCGGGACAGGGCCCTGATAACCGACCCGGACATCGGCCGACACCCCGGTAGCGGGATATATCTGCGCCGCGCGCAAATTGAGGTCACCGGCTGTCCACAAGCGCGAGCTGCGTTCGTTGTCGTTCGGTGCGAGAAACCGCATGTCGCCACGACTGTCGAGAGTGACCTGATCGAAACCTCGACGGACGACAGCAAGGGCCGGCGCGCCGAGCTGCGCAAGCGTGCCTTCGGCGCCGAACGACAAGGTGTTGCTCAGATCGAGCAAATCAGCGGTGGCGGTGAATCGAGCGTTCGATACCTGTGTGGTCGGGGTGGCCAGCACCCGTGGACGCATGCTGATATCCGACGACAAGTAAAACCCCAGCCCCGACAAACGCATGTTCGGCGCGGCCAGATTGACCCGCGTCGTATCGCTGGCGGCCTGCGCCAGCGAGATCGAGCCGGCGTACACATTCAGGCTTTGATTCATGCGCAGATCGACATCATCGGCGAACGTCAGCAAGCCGTTACTCATCAGGCTCAGGTGATCGAAGCCAGCCGACATCAAGCGCTCCGCACTCAACCGGGTCTGCCCGTAACGCAGCTGCGCAGCACCTTCACCAGCTTGCAGATCGGCCGGCAGCAACGATCCATCCGCGCGTTGGCTGATGATCATTTCACGCGGCGCACGCACTTCGTTGCTCGCCAGATTCATCTGGTAGAGCGGCGCGTCCTGGACAATCTCCAGACGCCCGCCCGAGGCACCGATGCCGCCCGCAGCAGCCTTCAACTGGCCGTCGAGAAACACGCCATTGTATGAGCTCAAGGCAATGCGCCCGCCATCGGTGGCGACGTCAGTCATTCCGAGCCCGGCGAGGTCCAGGACTGCGTGCGTACCGGAAGCGTCCAGCCGCGCTCCGTCGCGCACGATCACATAGGCGTCGGCTGACGTCGCGGTGAGTTTCTTCGAATCGATCTCGCCACCGAGAATGATGCTGCCGCCCTTGCCGACCTGACCGTACACCCGACCCAATGCATCCACGGCGGTATAAGCGCGACCGGCAACATCCAGCACCGCGTCTTCGCCAATCCAGATCGAACGGTTGTGGGCCTGCGGGTCGGCGTTCTGCAGCCTGGTCGCGACGTCCAGCGAGCCAAACTGTTGCTGACGAATATCGAGGGTGCCGCCCCAGGCGTGCAGTTGCCCGTCGACCGTGATCTGTCCGGCACCGCGCAGATTAATGCGCTGCCCTGGGTCGACGCTGATCCGTGCACCGTGGCCGATCGACAGCGGACTGCTCGCCGGGTCAATCAGCGCCAAGTCACTGGAACCGGCCTGGAGCGCCAGACTGGCGCCGCCACGCTGGGTCAGAACACCTTTGGCCGGGTTCTCCTGAAACAGCGGCGGGGTCCACGATTCGAGGGCCGCACGCGGATCGACGCCGCTGGCCTGGTTCGGCGCCACATCGCGAAAACGATAAACCGGCATCGCCACATCGACCTGAGCGCCGTCAGCGACTTCCAGCCCATTCAGACCGGTGACGCTATAACGGGCAAAACCTGTGCTGAACAGACTCGGGGCCAGATGCAGCGCGTTGTCGGCAAGGGCCACGCCGGATCCACCGATCACAACCTTGCCGGACTGAATCGTCAGACTGCCGCCCCCGGTTACACCGTAGCCACGCACATCGCCATCAAGGATCACCTGTGACGGCGTCGCGCTTGTCAGCGGCGTCGACTCCAGGGTGACGTCGCCACCCTTGCCGCCACGGGTCTTGCCATTGGCCAACAGCGCCCCGCCAGACGACACGTCAAGCAGACTGCCACTGCCCAGGCTGACCTTGCCGGTACTGCGCAGCGAGACCACACCGCCATTGAGGTAGGCCAGACTGCTGACGTCGTCCGGGTCGGTGCCCAGATTGCTCCACAGACCGCGAGCATCGAGTTGCGCATCCCTGGCCACCGTGACCCCGACAGGCGTCCCGGCTGGCGTCGTCAATCCGGGGTTACCCGTCAAAACATCACCCAGATACAGGCTGCCACCGCGCGCCGTGAGGTTCGCATTGACCTGCAGTTGCGGCCCGAACAGGGTGATGTCGCCACCCGCATCAACTGTCACGGCCTGATCGATGACGATGGCTTTCGCGGCAGAAACCTTCAACGCGCCGAGTTGAAAGCCGTTGAGCAGATCGCTGTCGAGAAACAGTTTACCGAGCCGTTCCTGCGCCACGGCATCCGCCAGGCCGGGCGTTGTGAGCGCCGCCGCAGGGTTTGCGCCGATCTGCACTTGGTTCAATAGCGCATCGAGCTGGTATTGCAGGCCACCGGCAGTAGCCGACCAGGCCGGATCGTATTGCCCCACGATCAACTGGGCCCGGCGCGCCCGCGCGGTCTGACTCTGTTCATAGCCATCAAGCACCGCGCGGGGGGCTTGGGTCTGGCGGTCGCCCTGGAACACGTCGCCGAGAATCTGCCCATCGACCAGCGCGTTGCGGGTGCCTATCACCAATTGACCCGCGTCGCGGCCGACGGTGTAGCCCGACTCCTGGCGCGACGTCGGTGCAATCAGCGGATTATAGAAAATCTGTGTCTGGCCCCAACGCTCGCTGCTGTCTTCATAGCCTTTGTACAGCCCGGTGTAGAGCAGATCCCCTGGCGCGCGCGAGACTTCGTACAAACGTCCATCAGCCCCTCGTAACCAGCTCTGACGGATCTCGCCGCTCTGCACATCAAGCGTGCCACCCGACAAATTGATCAGCGAACCTTTCTCGGTGACCACGTCATTGCCGGAAAAATTCACGCTGCCGCCCTGCGCCATCCACTCGCCGATCGTGTGCCCCTGAGTGCCCAGATAACCGCCAACTTCGAGCAAACCGCCAGCGGTGTACCAGCGGTCGGTGGCATAGCCGTTGGTGCCGGCCGGCACGTACACCAGTTCGCGGACATCGACCCAGATATCGTTACTGTTGAGCGCGCCACCTTCGCGATTGACCGGTGCATCGCGCTGCTCGTTGCCCTGCACGTTGATCTTGATGTTGTTGGCTTCCATCGCCACTTTCACCCCGACAGCGCCAGCCACATCGATCAACGCGCCATCGCGGACCAAGCTGCGACGCCCCGCCGATACCGCCACCTGGCCACCGGTGGCGAGGGTGATCGAACCGTTTTGAAATTCGACGCTGCCGCCACTGCCGATCTCGATGCGCGACTGATCGCCACGGATTCGGTTGTTGGCACTGACAGCCTGTAGCGATGCGTCACGCTGACTGTCGAGCGCGGTGAGGTCGCTGCTGTCGAGCATGATCGCGGTGACGCTGCCCTGAGCGAGCGTGACGCTGCCGTCGCTGTCGCTCGCCGGGTTGAGCAAGTGCACAGTGCCGCGCGT
Proteins encoded in this window:
- a CDS encoding filamentous haemagglutinin family protein; the protein is MLARPSRRSTRAQILKREAAEPALWLLKPLAHAVALCLVAGSAQAQTAFSSNWFAAKGAAQQAAAARPSMGGLPGMTPPLAQQQKANQQLQRSLQTLNNTVAAIAAQQAAQAAGRAVALGSVQTVPDGLGEGGLKVDNSLTQGWLNAKGPQQTQADGKTTVTIEQTADKAILNWETFNVGRNTTVEFAQQSNWAVLNRVNDPNARASQIQGQIKGDGTVMLINRNGIVFSGSSQVNVRNLVAAAANITDIQFRDRGLYFDSSATQPTFTDAAGKVLVERGASIQTHSPKASTDAGGYALLLGNEVQNDGNISTAKGQTLLGAGDRFYIRKGSGTDGNAVSTTFGNEVTPGFKAGAVAGKVSNNGLIQAATGDITLTGHEVLQNGVLLASTSVATRGTVHLLNPASDSDGSVTLAQGSVTAIMLDSSDLTALDSQRDASLQAVSANNRIRGDQSRIEIGSGGSVEFQNGSITLATGGQVAVSAGRRSLVRDGALIDVAGAVGVKVAMEANNIKINVQGNEQRDAPVNREGGALNSNDIWVDVRELVYVPAGTNGYATDRWYTAGGLLEVGGYLGTQGHTIGEWMAQGGSVNFSGNDVVTEKGSLINLSGGTLDVQSGEIRQSWLRGADGRLYEVSRAPGDLLYTGLYKGYEDSSERWGQTQIFYNPLIAPTSRQESGYTVGRDAGQLVIGTRNALVDGQILGDVFQGDRQTQAPRAVLDGYEQSQTARARRAQLIVGQYDPAWSATAGGLQYQLDALLNQVQIGANPAAALTTPGLADAVAQERLGKLFLDSDLLNGFQLGALKVSAAKAIVIDQAVTVDAGGDITLFGPQLQVNANLTARGGSLYLGDVLTGNPGLTTPAGTPVGVTVARDAQLDARGLWSNLGTDPDDVSSLAYLNGGVVSLRSTGKVSLGSGSLLDVSSGGALLANGKTRGGKGGDVTLESTPLTSATPSQVILDGDVRGYGVTGGGSLTIQSGKVVIGGSGVALADNALHLAPSLFSTGFARYSVTGLNGLEVADGAQVDVAMPVYRFRDVAPNQASGVDPRAALESWTPPLFQENPAKGVLTQRGGASLALQAGSSDLALIDPASSPLSIGHGARISVDPGQRINLRGAGQITVDGQLHAWGGTLDIRQQQFGSLDVATRLQNADPQAHNRSIWIGEDAVLDVAGRAYTAVDALGRVYGQVGKGGSIILGGEIDSKKLTATSADAYVIVRDGARLDASGTHAVLDLAGLGMTDVATDGGRIALSSYNGVFLDGQLKAAAGGIGASGGRLEIVQDAPLYQMNLASNEVRAPREMIISQRADGSLLPADLQAGEGAAQLRYGQTRLSAERLMSAGFDHLSLMSNGLLTFADDVDLRMNQSLNVYAGSISLAQAASDTTRVNLAAPNMRLSGLGFYLSSDISMRPRVLATPTTQVSNARFTATADLLDLSNTLSFGAEGTLAQLGAPALAVVRRGFDQVTLDSRGDMRFLAPNDNERSSRLWTAGDLNLRAAQIYPATGVSADVRVGYQGPVPIAEDARTLRISGHGEAPQALPYSAFGSLLLVAGNIEQGGVIRAPLGLIQLGENSLGKTRELHLLPGSVTSVSGAGLVMPYGGTTDGIDYRYNGKSVALHGIAGALDGVILTGQYVDVQSDALIDLSGGGDLRGAGFVSGRGGSTDARFNPLVRNAADGTFSFPGLGSNPVYAIVPGNQSAFAPALAEAGASDPRLGEQITVGAGVPGLAAGTYTLLPSTFALLPGAFRVEVNGQATPGMTTGALKMRNGSWSSAGVMSIANSGLRDSLPSQVILTSAEVLRRYSQYNETSFTQFVQSDAARRGVPRALAPMDAKSLIFKLTVDDQYDIGMNFQGKAMFAPGAGGVAGTATVSATQLEVLGQGQSHTPGFGGVSVYADSLNRLGAGRLSLGATPTVEYGTAGNFIRFDGNASDIALRNGAVLSAPEVLIRTTTTSGGITVEAGAGINTLGLGKAPFDSNDGFIYQPGAASLLVVSNGWTNVLAPTAGNSVDGAGSIRIGTCAAQPCTQPSVLYSNGSISAATDNRFELNEAVRFGTRHLALAVGAINAGSAEAITAAGNVPSGLNLNQNVLDRLLRGDTQFGAPALETLSLTTRDAFNFYGNVSLDTLDPQTGVSRLQNLALSTPAIYGLGQAGDVATIRTANLIWSGATQAPGAVASGGAGTGSGTLDIQAQRIEFGYGPNPQPNGLDQNNRLALGFATVNLTASERITANHKGSLAVYQTQGAYDPLTGYAYSGGALNLRTPLLTGEAASVNLLKAGGNLTVSGGANAAVANALGAELTLDGRNVVLDGRIALASGKLVVKAQNDLTLTAAAQLDLAGRTLPFNDISKYSWGGDVALYSSDGNIRQAAGSRIDLSAHNNQAGHLSAVALAADAGVVDLQGEIRGASSGYYDAGGTLVPYKAGGVDIRAQRLGDNLSQDFAGLNQRLNAGQVFGSRSFQLKQGDLQIGEGLKAGEVSVSVDNGSLTVAGLIDASGERVGSIRLSANNGLTLTGNAVLDAHGRVLRVDSYGKIIDAPNRAMVELDSGDGLLTLAAGARIDLRHGTDAPLGSAAGQNDGLPRGTLELNAPRIGAGDIAIDASGVLNIQGARSIGLNAMRRYTDAADGTDAAVSGRPYQVIDQAYLDGIHGDSTAFIDAALGNSQLLQGKLAGLNNAIYADAFHVRPGVEIASKTVDGDLVVQGDLDLSGYRYASLNPHTPKTAVYGSGESGSLLIRAGGNLDIYGSINDGFAPPPETVDDAGWKLVPGIQPFGGDLIVPGAGVTLAAGTLFPVGTTLNYDLPIQGATLASGTLLPTQGILAGPYTMTAGTVLAGAVHDAAGNLLYAAGTVLNDTVTLPAGSRLGAGTRLNAATDMQAMLWPKGVPLPGTFADNQIVGVKLSTELALLRGSLIPSMTDVVLADGTAYIDLRPLNGTQQGRNWALASMLPSGSTSWSMRVVAGADLDAADSRTVKPLTSEGHLRLADTHYGMLVTTKALDTTWAIDNPLGFPAGEVVKEDEMFWCDMIPGVCIAPAKFLWADGNVLGMPTGTPVSEGDLFWCDIDPNWCLPNVGGTTVSTHTQMFSVLRTGTGDLDVLAAGNLSMESPFGVYTAGTQSGDVEARYNQPRGRLSDNGSVLGSAGSDNEKWVDGGSDSLYQAWYPRLGGNLTIGAGGSVSGDVIGQRTVSNKVETREQVASVAVGNWLWRQGTGNDEIPTAWWINFGSYATQPLSGETGTAPYLVGFTGFGTLGGGNISLRAGADGGMLDPVGDGRSNLYPRGQGLIVAVGSTGRVGSDGSLQLTGGGDIDMRLGGSLNPSLLARARETGTQAPRHDLQGAVINLRGAAQVSASALGGVNLQYGAFAQDQDPREVRAYDPFSSTLSSATGGLVLIPGDSGMRLSTRGDLVLGGAADPGRVRLQNSTAFTDGSGVAHAGGGLTGFSLWTEHTAIDLFSAGGNLTPSTQLAESDLLTNASYNVSPTDGRFVYPSILRAVAAQGSIYAGPSAAYSPGNAPPALGYSLLLAPSGSGQLEMLAGDSIYAGGYAINQSGASPSAITTVFAPSFNGYDNNNASRPVMTNNSPDGVATKTNALYPLFVFGANSYSGLAGVQGPARFYALAGDLVGVRSGETLTFSRFGVPQRTWYEAAGPVRMLAGRDIVASGTYLGQPTKAPTDGMGRSDEDIVSSGNLFIHNRPNDVSRVSAGRDILYSSFDIGGPGVLDVSAGRNILMEDRASITSIGPVLAGDRRPGASVVLQAGVGAQGADYSRFIARYLNPQNVADSAVALSAQPGKVVKTYVDELRSWLSLGYGFKGSDEQAQAFYATLPSTEQAIFARQVYFAELRAGGLEYTDANGPRTGSYLRGRNAIAALFPTTDVAGNPIRYDGDITMYGGAGVKTLFGGDIQMLTPGGGQVFGIEGAAPPSTAGIITQGSGDIQLYSQGSILLGQSRIMTTFGGSILGWSAEGDINAGRGSKTTVVYTPPKRVYDTWGNVTLSPSVPSTGAGIATLNPIAEVAPGNIDLIAPLGTIDAGEAGIRVSGNVNIAALTVVNAANISVQGKATGVPVVSAVNTGAITSASSAASSATQAAEDVARQQQAAARQNQASVFTVQVLSFGNEQLAPSRDGASRTPATGYNPDSPVQVLGAGALDEQAKQQLTEEERGQLTL